The Numida meleagris isolate 19003 breed g44 Domestic line chromosome 27, NumMel1.0, whole genome shotgun sequence sequence cttgactCCTTTTGCTGTCTTGGCGTGGTGTCCTCGCTGAGCCAGTGACATGCAATCAGGAGGAGTTTCACCCTGCAGATCCCTAGGCTTAATCTGcaaggtttctttcttttatttttttcctaaattaagCTTTGCTGTTGTAATGAAGTGTCACGTACTTCAGATGATTGCTTCATGAGGCTCGTTGTGATATAGAGCCTATACTTATTTCTTAGAAACTCATCTGGGTAAGCAGCCTGCACTGTATTCCTGAATCAAGTGGTAATTGGGAATTCCTGCAAGGGCTTCTGTTAATGCCACTCTAATACCCCTCCGTAGCAGCTTGCTGATCACCTAATTGCTATGGAAATACATGCCCTGGGTGCAGTGCCGGTCCCAGCTGTCAGCTTGGCTTTCTTGTGAGGCATGGGGCAAGGAGTGGAGCCCGGTTTGTCATGAAGTTAGCTAGGCTGCATGCCCTGGGGGAGATGGGTAGGTGGGTGGGAGCAAGGAGACAGTGGCaagaggggaaagagaagggtGAGTGACAAGCAGTGAGTGAAGAGAGAAGCGCAGTTTGCTCTGAGGGCATCGGGAGCTAATGAAGCTAAGCAGGGAGTTTCTGATCTGCTGGGTTCTGCTGCACTCCTTCAATAAACAAGTCTGCCAGAGCTGCCCGTGGGGGCTGGTTCCCTTCTCAGCAGCTCTACTCCATACCTCagtagaagagaaaacagagcagggGCATTGCAGGCCTGGTGGTGGTTGCTTAGTGTCTGTGTTCTGGTATTCCACTGCTCGTGGAGCTCTCCCACCCAATACATGTGTCTCAGAGGAGGTTCTTTGCAGTGGAGCTCAGGTGTCACCTTCGTACCTGCAGCACTTTCTTATTAGCAGCGCTCAACCTAAGGCTcgttttcctgctgctgctgggggaaaTACTGAGCTTTGAGGAATACTGGAGGCTTTCAGTGGGCTTTGGGCATTGGCATCAATAAATGAGAACCTAATCCCCGGTTCTCGTACTGGAATCCTCTGTCCTTTCTCGTGCACTTCATTGAATTAAGCAGATAATTCTGCGCATACTCAGCTCCTCCTGGTCCTAATGCAGCGATTATCCTTCAATGCCCCAAAGAATATTTCACTTACAGAGCTATTCCGTGAGTAATAAGAGCACTTTGTTAACAGATCTGTAGCCCTTAAGGCCCAGGAATACTTTGGAAAATCTAATCTAGCCATGTACCTGCCACTGCCCAGAGAATGTCACCAGCGGCTTGTGGTGCCACATGTGCATTCTGTAGTGATGAGGGCACAGCcttctgctttggttttcagTGTTTGGCTTTGATGAGAGTAGACCTTGAATAAGAACTCCTCAAATTTTTAATCCAAAGAAAATTTGACCTAACCTACTGCCAGTAAAcgatgtttttccttctttccagaaCGGGGCTATGATCCCTACAACCCTGAGCTGCCGAGGCCCTCGCTGGAGGCGGAGGATGGTGCCCTGGCCGATCTTACAGACATGACGCCTGGCATCCTGGAGCTTGAACTGGTCAACAAAGCCATTGAGGCAGTCAAGAATGAAGTTGAGAGAGAGCAGAAGAAgtatgaggagctgctggaaacaACAAAGGAGCTCAGGGCCTCTGATGCCTCGCTCATTTCCGAAACACCTGTGTCGGCTGCTGTGACACAAagtgatttgttttcctccttagAATATAATCCGGGTAGCTACAACTTCAATAATAACTCCGACTACAACCCTactccttttgctgctgctggccagtCAAGTAAATACACTTTGGATTCTTTACGATCTAAAGGTAACTCGCTGGAATACGTCCCCAAGGCTGTAGCACAGActaaaaaatacagcagcactGTCACTAACAATAAATATGTGATCGATGACACTAAGCCTTCTACTGACTTGGAGTATGACCCGCTTTCAAATTACTCCGCCAGGCTTTTGAGCAAAGCTACAACAAAGGAGCCAAAGGGGTCCAAAAGGGGAAGGGCCCCTAGCTACGAGGATTCCTATTCTCCTTCACGAAAGAAGCTCTGTGAAGTACCCGATGAGTACGAAGTGTGTGCCAGGTTCTCCTCCTCTGAAGACGAGGCCGATGCAGAATACAAATCGACTTCTGTTAGCTCTCCGTCGAAAGCCGGTTCGGGAAGCGAGTCGGACGATGGGTTATCCAGCAAGGAGCGGAGCGCTGCCCTGGGAGACTTCACTGCTCAGGATGGTAAAGAAACGGCAGCGAAACGTGGCATGGAGGACCTTCCTAGTGCACAGAAAATCCCTCCTAAAAACGTATCAGAGAAGAACGCCAAAGCAGCAAAATCGTATCCTGGTAAGAATGACCAGGAGActgaaagtaaaagcaaagactcgaaagacaaaacaaagaggaagaaatcgGATGTTAGTAAAACGCCCGGCCTCGGTGAGGTtagtaagaaagagaaaagtaaaaatacagaaaaagacaaagtggtcaagaaagaagaaaaattaaaaacgAAGAGCGAGGAGAAAAACTGCAGAGACAAAAGTGTTAAAGCGAAAACCGATGGGAATTTAAAGAAACCTGATAAACACAAGTCGGAAAGAGTGGATgagctgaagaaagagaagtcCAAGAGTTCCAGTAGTAGTTCAGGGAAAAGCAAGAATGAGGATGTCAGCAAAGGTGCAGGCACGGagaggctgggcagcagcaagaAAGAGTCTAAGCTGAAGACAGCTGATGGGAAGAACGGTAAGGAAACATCTAGCAGTAAAAACAGAGACAAAGGGACCAAGGCCTCAGCAGTGGAGCAAAAGAAGGAGAAGGTCAGTCCTGCAGGAAAGGGAGAGCCAAAGAAGGgtcagaagcagcagagcctgAGTCATGTTGACCTCTTTGGAGACGAGAGTGGGGATGAGGACGACAAGGGCAAACCGACGCCATCCACGTTGCCTGACGTGAGCTCGGACTCGGATGGTGACGACAGCGGTTCGGATTCCCAGAGCGAAAATGAAAAGACGAAGAAAGCGAAGCGTTCTAAATTGTCTAAGTCGTCGTCTTCTTCCTCGGCGTCTGATGACATCGATTATTCCATCCTAGAGAAGGACTTGGACTTTGAGTCAGACCCCATGGAAGAGTGTCTGCGAATTTTCAATGAATCCACTGATGTGAAAACTGAAGACAAGGGGAGGCTGGGGAAGCAGGTAATGCTTGTTTGACTTGGCTCTCTCAAATCTACACGTGAAATGATACCAGCTTCGTTTAGCGGTGTTGCTTATTTCAAGTTGCTGAAGAGCACTATGGAAAGAGTCTCCACGTGTTGGAGGAATCTCATCCCTATTGTGGCTGTTTTGAGGAGCTTGCCGCTGAGTTTAGCTGCTGGACTGAAAGCTGCCGTGAAATGTGAGGGTTTAACTGCCCATTGTGTGGAAGACCTTTGCCTTTCATGGTTATCTCCGTTTGGCTTGAGATCCGTGCTGCCTGGATGGCTGGGGAAGCAGCTTTGCAGGGTATTTTGTGGGTGTTTCCAAGCTGATCCAGGCCTGCTCATCTGTGCCGTGGCTCCTTGCTGTAGAACACTCAGGAACGTGGCAGCAGGCGGAggcagcactgggtgctggtGCGGTAATGGGCACTTCCAAGGCTCCCTGTGTTGCTGTTGCCCATTTTAAATACAGACTGCAGTTATTTATCACCATTTCTGGATACTTTGTAGTGGGGCGTACGTAAGAAATGAAGGGTAAAACAGCTTCTAAAGGTACAAGGGGTCTTGGAATAAGGAGTTAGAGAGACAGCATTTACctaaaaatgcttctgtgtgGTGTGGTCCAGCTTAGACCCTTCAGGTGTCCCCTGGGGGTTACTGCTGTGGAGGAGGGGCAGGATGAGTGCAGCAGGAGCCCTGCGGCCGCGTGGCTGAAAACCAATTTCTCCTGGTGCGATGGCTCCtggagttttcttctttctcaaaaCTGCATCAGAAATCATTGCTGCTCTGGGGGCTTTTCCGTTAGCTCGGCGGGTGAAGCGGCCACGAACAAAATCCTCCCACCCGTGGCTGTAAGCGGAGGATGAGGTTGGCGGGGCCCTGCAGCGTGGGGAGCAGAGCTCAACTTTTGGGCAGAAAAGCTGGagctttaaagctttttttttttttttgctgaactCTCTGTTGCGGTCACAGCAGTGATCCGTTCTGGTAGGGCTCTGCCTGGCTGCCAGCTAAGGGCCTTTTAGCCCTGCTGTGGGGTGCCTTGGTGTAAGGCAGGTATCTGTAATCTATCAAGCATGGCTTGATTTCCCTTGTTTAGAATCCAGCTGTCCTCTCTTCAGTGTAATTCTCAGCTAGGAAGGGCAGCTTTATTTTTGGCTTCGTTTCTTCCAATTACCCAGTTTAAGTGAAAATATTGCACGGGTGCATAACCTACAGTGGGAAACACTTCTCCATACAGAGCTTTCCAAATAAGAGCATACTCAAAACAGGCTGAATTCCGAAAGCACCAAACCAGGGGCTGAGCACTTTGCTGTTATCACAGGTGTGCAGTGgcactgctcagctgcctgTGCATCCTATTGAACCTGGCCTTTGCACACCCGTTATCTTATAATCCTAAAATTAAACTGAGCTTTTAATTCTGCCCTGTTCTCTGCACTGCAGTGTAGAGGTCCTTTGAGAGGGGGGTGCTTGGCAGCGAcctgcttccctgcagctttTTGGGAGGGTGGCACTGCTCGCTGGGAATTTGGGTTTGTTTAGGGGATAATTTTGTAGCTGGTGCCCCTGTGGTCCGAGCTCAGCTCTTGTTGGAGGGAAGGTTCATGCGAGCAGCGCGGTACTTGTCCACTCGGAAGGAGAACTGTGAGAGAGTTTATTAGGGATGTAACTAACTGAATTAACGGGCTGAGCGAGTTCCTTGAGAGTGCAGTGATGTGGTGCAAAGTGCTCCTGCAGAGCGCCCTGTGATGTGcgcagctctgctggggaggAGCTCATCCCAGCTCTCCATCCAGCTCCGGAGCTGGGAGCTGTCAGTCCTGGCTCcgctcacagctctgctgggggctgcaggcaaAGCTGAGTGCAGATCAGCTGGAAAAATCTGACAATTTTCTGAACTGGAAGGGATCTTTTAAAGGTTGTCTGGTCCAACTGgcctgcagtgagcaggggcacccacagccccatcagGTGCTCCAGCCTGAGTCATAGTAATAAACCTGTGTGAAGGAACAGCTAAGCTGAGCCCAGAGAGGAtgtaatggtttttttttggttgttattttttgggtggttttcttcttttttcccccctctcagagcaagtctgagatGTTAGCTTCAGCTCCTCGTGCAGGAGCTCTGGTTTTCTTGCCATTCAGAAACACCACCCAGCCCAGGGATCAATCCCTGCAGCCCTTCTGTGGGTAGGGCTGTAGGGAGAAGTGCAGAATTACGTTTCCCTGCGTGTGCCCTGGCAGCGTGGTGGTTTGGTGCTGGGCACGCGTTCAGGGCCTGCTCTGGAAGCGCGTCATACCGGCGGAAAATGAGTCAGCTCTTACCAAGAAACCCAACCAACATCCTGGGTTTTAAGAGTGCCGTGAGAAGTGGGTGGCTGGAGGGGAAGGGATTCCCATCTCCGTGCAGGTAGGGGCTGGAAGCTGGTGCTGAAGCTGTGTGCTGCGCAGCCCCTGCTCACCCCAGTGGGAACGGTCGTGGCTTTGCTGGTTGCTCTGGGGTTCAGAGCAGGTCTCGTTTAACAGCTGACCACGCGTTATTTCCACCTGCAGGGACCCTGTGTTCACCCCCAAAGGAGGCTCCTCTCATCTTCTGGGGAGGGCTCTTCtgtctgttcagttttggatgCTTGTTCTTTTTGTCTTACAGCCATCAAAGgaagaagtaaataaagaaaagacagaagagaatttAACCACCTTGTTTCCCGGCCAGAAACGAAGGATCTCTCATCTTGTCAAACAAGGCAATGTAAGTGCAGCTCTCAGGAGCAAAAGTTGAGACATCTacagtgaatattttctgtctAGGGACCCCGGGTGATGGTGTAGCCCCATGTTCAGGCAGCAGCGTACGAACTGTTTGCGCTGGAATCCTTTtacatcacttcttttttttttttttattcccttttctgacttcttaaaaatgaggCTAGGCATCTGTAACAAAACAAGGCACACTCCAAGGGACTTCCACAAAACCAAGGGGTGAGctgtggaagaggaagaggattCTGCACCTCGTTGCTCCTGGGGGCAGCCTGGGGTGTCCTGCTGCTGTAGGACAGCTTCTGTCAGTCACTGACATTAAAACCAAGGTCAGGCTGTGCCCAGTGGTGGTGCTCCTTACCATGTGGAGCTAAAAGACAGCTGGAAGAATCTTGTAAGATGCTGAAAACCTTTACTCCATTTATATATACCCCGATTCAACGAAGATACCAGCAGTATCTTGCTTGATATTGTTCTTTCCCGGTTATGGGAATGCTTGAAATACAGAGGAGAATtaacagagagaaagcaaggaagaCAACGctgatctttttatttctttctcactgggattttaattctgttttctctgaggGTTTAATGTGTTTCCCTCCAGGTGCTGAGTGCAGATTAGTCAGTTTTATGTTCCAGCAGGATAAGAGTGGCGGCTGAAGCACTGATTTGAGCTGGGAAGCCCAAATTaattgttcttcctttcctctctgcctaGGAAaggtttctttgcttttaataatttGAAGCCCCGAGGTCAACGCGATGCTGTTTATTTAACTACATATCTTCAGCCAGTTCATGTGTTTTGATAAGGCCCCTTTCTTCCCAAGTGAAGAGATAAGAGACCGAAACAAATGGGTCGGAAATTCATTAACTCAAATATTTATTGCCAATAGGTGCCTTTTAGACGCGTACCAATCTCTAAATGCGTTTTCTTAATGGGACAGCTGATCCCAAAACCTTTTCCAAAGACGTGAGCCTCGGTGCAGCCATCGCGTGGGCAAACACAGCCGACCTGGTGCACTCAGCACTGGGACGTGCCTGCCCGGGGCtggcagctccgtgctgctgccaAGCGTGTTCAGGAGGTGCTGTCAGAcctgaactgctgctttttacCTGCACGGTTACTCTTGCTTTGCCACGTCCCTCCGAGTGGAATATTTGCTCAGCCTCGCTCGTGATTTATAGCTCAAACACTGAGCGGGCTGAAGGGGAGGGAACTGAGTTTTTAGTTGAGTTTCCGGGGGGGAATGGCAGGTCAAAGGAATTGAAGGTGAGGCAGCAAATGAGTGTCCCGTCCTGCCAGGAGGACTGTAATTATTGCTTAATGGTTGGCTGCACTCAGTTTGGTTTCCAGAAGCCGCCGTCGG is a genomic window containing:
- the REXO1 gene encoding RNA exonuclease 1 homolog isoform X1; this encodes MLRSTGYFRGIDCPFLTAAGGPPCRRPYCHFRHPPVAAARCGAPGAGVALGLGAERGYDPYNPELPRPSLEAEDGALADLTDMTPGILELELVNKAIEAVKNEVEREQKKYEELLETTKELRASDASLISETPVSAAVTQSDLFSSLEYNPGSYNFNNNSDYNPTPFAAAGQSSKYTLDSLRSKGNSLEYVPKAVAQTKKYSSTVTNNKYVIDDTKPSTDLEYDPLSNYSARLLSKATTKEPKGSKRGRAPSYEDSYSPSRKKLCEVPDEYEVCARFSSSEDEADAEYKSTSVSSPSKAGSGSESDDGLSSKERSAALGDFTAQDGKETAAKRGMEDLPSAQKIPPKNVSEKNAKAAKSYPGKNDQETESKSKDSKDKTKRKKSDVSKTPGLGEVSKKEKSKNTEKDKVVKKEEKLKTKSEEKNCRDKSVKAKTDGNLKKPDKHKSERVDELKKEKSKSSSSSSGKSKNEDVSKGAGTERLGSSKKESKLKTADGKNGKETSSSKNRDKGTKASAVEQKKEKVSPAGKGEPKKGQKQQSLSHVDLFGDESGDEDDKGKPTPSTLPDVSSDSDGDDSGSDSQSENEKTKKAKRSKLSKSSSSSSASDDIDYSILEKDLDFESDPMEECLRIFNESTDVKTEDKGRLGKQPSKEEVNKEKTEENLTTLFPGQKRRISHLVKQGNAEVPNKPVVRPYRPPTAQEVCYQRIQLAQQQAAQLAVAVQKASLSLPGEKRRIAHVPNVALTAAVKQSLVSGKKTAAGKSGTAANDSEAPTLPLKACTLAGMASKTTSTTVQKRIAHVPSLQSASLQRPVIPTEFGAKVPTNIRQRYLNLFIDECLKFCSSSQEAFDKALAEEKVAYERSTSRNIYLNVAVNTLKKLRSLVPNSPSSTNKTSNKKVVSHEAVLGGKLAAKTSFTLNRSGSLKAEDLTGAALYRRLKEYLMTEEQLKENGYPMPHPEKPGRAVLFTAEEKKSTDSSCRICCRCGTEYMVSASGSCIRKEECVHHWGRLRKQRVPGGWETHYSCCSGAVGSAGCQVAKQHVHDGRKESLDGFVKTFEKLPTTDGYPGIFALDCEMCYTKQGLELTRVTVINSDLKVVYDTFVKPDTKVVDYNTRFSGVTEEDLENTSITLRDVQAVLLNMFSADTILIGHSLESDLFALKLIHGTVVDTAIVFPHRLGLPYKRALRTLMADYLKRIIQDNVEGHDSSEDARACMELMIWKIKEDAKVKR
- the REXO1 gene encoding RNA exonuclease 1 homolog isoform X2 — encoded protein: MNKYLQYLVTAGSSERGYDPYNPELPRPSLEAEDGALADLTDMTPGILELELVNKAIEAVKNEVEREQKKYEELLETTKELRASDASLISETPVSAAVTQSDLFSSLEYNPGSYNFNNNSDYNPTPFAAAGQSSKYTLDSLRSKGNSLEYVPKAVAQTKKYSSTVTNNKYVIDDTKPSTDLEYDPLSNYSARLLSKATTKEPKGSKRGRAPSYEDSYSPSRKKLCEVPDEYEVCARFSSSEDEADAEYKSTSVSSPSKAGSGSESDDGLSSKERSAALGDFTAQDGKETAAKRGMEDLPSAQKIPPKNVSEKNAKAAKSYPGKNDQETESKSKDSKDKTKRKKSDVSKTPGLGEVSKKEKSKNTEKDKVVKKEEKLKTKSEEKNCRDKSVKAKTDGNLKKPDKHKSERVDELKKEKSKSSSSSSGKSKNEDVSKGAGTERLGSSKKESKLKTADGKNGKETSSSKNRDKGTKASAVEQKKEKVSPAGKGEPKKGQKQQSLSHVDLFGDESGDEDDKGKPTPSTLPDVSSDSDGDDSGSDSQSENEKTKKAKRSKLSKSSSSSSASDDIDYSILEKDLDFESDPMEECLRIFNESTDVKTEDKGRLGKQPSKEEVNKEKTEENLTTLFPGQKRRISHLVKQGNAEVPNKPVVRPYRPPTAQEVCYQRIQLAQQQAAQLAVAVQKASLSLPGEKRRIAHVPNVALTAAVKQSLVSGKKTAAGKSGTAANDSEAPTLPLKACTLAGMASKTTSTTVQKRIAHVPSLQSASLQRPVIPTEFGAKVPTNIRQRYLNLFIDECLKFCSSSQEAFDKALAEEKVAYERSTSRNIYLNVAVNTLKKLRSLVPNSPSSTNKTSNKKVVSHEAVLGGKLAAKTSFTLNRSGSLKAEDLTGAALYRRLKEYLMTEEQLKENGYPMPHPEKPGRAVLFTAEEKKSTDSSCRICCRCGTEYMVSASGSCIRKEECVHHWGRLRKQRVPGGWETHYSCCSGAVGSAGCQVAKQHVHDGRKESLDGFVKTFEKLPTTDGYPGIFALDCEMCYTKQGLELTRVTVINSDLKVVYDTFVKPDTKVVDYNTRFSGVTEEDLENTSITLRDVQAVLLNMFSADTILIGHSLESDLFALKLIHGTVVDTAIVFPHRLGLPYKRALRTLMADYLKRIIQDNVEGHDSSEDARACMELMIWKIKEDAKVKR
- the REXO1 gene encoding RNA exonuclease 1 homolog isoform X3; translated protein: MTPGILELELVNKAIEAVKNEVEREQKKYEELLETTKELRASDASLISETPVSAAVTQSDLFSSLEYNPGSYNFNNNSDYNPTPFAAAGQSSKYTLDSLRSKGNSLEYVPKAVAQTKKYSSTVTNNKYVIDDTKPSTDLEYDPLSNYSARLLSKATTKEPKGSKRGRAPSYEDSYSPSRKKLCEVPDEYEVCARFSSSEDEADAEYKSTSVSSPSKAGSGSESDDGLSSKERSAALGDFTAQDGKETAAKRGMEDLPSAQKIPPKNVSEKNAKAAKSYPGKNDQETESKSKDSKDKTKRKKSDVSKTPGLGEVSKKEKSKNTEKDKVVKKEEKLKTKSEEKNCRDKSVKAKTDGNLKKPDKHKSERVDELKKEKSKSSSSSSGKSKNEDVSKGAGTERLGSSKKESKLKTADGKNGKETSSSKNRDKGTKASAVEQKKEKVSPAGKGEPKKGQKQQSLSHVDLFGDESGDEDDKGKPTPSTLPDVSSDSDGDDSGSDSQSENEKTKKAKRSKLSKSSSSSSASDDIDYSILEKDLDFESDPMEECLRIFNESTDVKTEDKGRLGKQPSKEEVNKEKTEENLTTLFPGQKRRISHLVKQGNAEVPNKPVVRPYRPPTAQEVCYQRIQLAQQQAAQLAVAVQKASLSLPGEKRRIAHVPNVALTAAVKQSLVSGKKTAAGKSGTAANDSEAPTLPLKACTLAGMASKTTSTTVQKRIAHVPSLQSASLQRPVIPTEFGAKVPTNIRQRYLNLFIDECLKFCSSSQEAFDKALAEEKVAYERSTSRNIYLNVAVNTLKKLRSLVPNSPSSTNKTSNKKVVSHEAVLGGKLAAKTSFTLNRSGSLKAEDLTGAALYRRLKEYLMTEEQLKENGYPMPHPEKPGRAVLFTAEEKKSTDSSCRICCRCGTEYMVSASGSCIRKEECVHHWGRLRKQRVPGGWETHYSCCSGAVGSAGCQVAKQHVHDGRKESLDGFVKTFEKLPTTDGYPGIFALDCEMCYTKQGLELTRVTVINSDLKVVYDTFVKPDTKVVDYNTRFSGVTEEDLENTSITLRDVQAVLLNMFSADTILIGHSLESDLFALKLIHGTVVDTAIVFPHRLGLPYKRALRTLMADYLKRIIQDNVEGHDSSEDARACMELMIWKIKEDAKVKR